From the genome of Sulfurirhabdus autotrophica, one region includes:
- the gorA gene encoding glutathione-disulfide reductase, giving the protein MTKHFDFIAIGGGSGGIAAANRAALHGAKCAVVESGRLGGTCVNVGCVPKKVMWNGAALAHTLEHAEDYGFEVSGHTFHWQKLKKARDEYILNLNGRYQTYLQDNKVTVIRGLAGFVDAHTIEVDGERYTADHILIATGGTPLVPPVPGAELGITSDGFFELEDRPKRVAIVGAGYIAVELAGMLNALGSEVSLMLRREHFLDNFDAMLRETLMEEMVEDGVEILPKTQVVEVIEESGKLTLRCEDGRQNAGFDTVIWAIGRVPNCEGLNLEAAGITPDKKGFVQTDEYQNTPVKGIYAVGDVTGRIALTPVAIAAGRRLSDRLFGGMKDRKLDYENVATVMFSHPPIATIGLSETEARDKHGDAVKVYQTRFTPMFHAITQRKVKTAMKLVTVGVDEKIVGCHIIGHGADEMMQGFAVAIKMGATKADFDNTVAIHPTSSEELVTMR; this is encoded by the coding sequence ATGACAAAGCATTTTGATTTTATTGCAATAGGCGGAGGTAGCGGTGGTATTGCAGCTGCAAATCGTGCAGCGCTGCATGGCGCTAAATGTGCTGTAGTAGAAAGTGGCCGTCTTGGTGGTACCTGTGTCAATGTAGGGTGTGTTCCCAAGAAGGTCATGTGGAACGGTGCTGCACTTGCTCATACTTTGGAGCATGCGGAAGACTACGGATTTGAAGTGTCAGGGCATACATTCCATTGGCAAAAGCTAAAGAAGGCCCGGGATGAATATATTCTGAATTTGAACGGCCGTTACCAAACCTATCTCCAGGATAATAAAGTGACCGTTATTCGTGGTTTGGCGGGTTTTGTAGATGCCCACACCATTGAAGTAGATGGCGAACGTTATACCGCTGATCATATTTTGATAGCGACCGGAGGCACGCCACTGGTGCCGCCTGTGCCCGGCGCGGAATTGGGTATTACATCGGATGGTTTTTTTGAGTTGGAAGATAGACCAAAACGTGTCGCAATTGTAGGTGCAGGCTATATTGCGGTAGAGCTGGCAGGCATGTTGAATGCGCTGGGAAGTGAAGTTTCGCTCATGTTGCGGCGCGAACATTTTCTGGATAATTTTGATGCCATGCTGCGTGAAACATTAATGGAAGAAATGGTTGAAGACGGCGTTGAAATTCTGCCTAAAACACAAGTGGTAGAGGTTATAGAAGAATCAGGAAAGCTTACACTGCGCTGTGAAGATGGGCGACAAAATGCGGGATTTGATACAGTGATCTGGGCAATTGGTCGCGTTCCTAATTGTGAAGGTTTGAACCTTGAAGCAGCTGGCATCACTCCGGATAAGAAGGGCTTTGTGCAGACTGATGAATATCAGAATACCCCCGTAAAAGGTATTTATGCTGTTGGGGATGTCACTGGCCGTATTGCACTTACCCCTGTTGCTATTGCTGCCGGTCGCAGGTTAAGCGATAGACTGTTTGGCGGTATGAAAGATCGGAAGCTGGATTATGAAAATGTGGCGACTGTGATGTTCAGCCATCCCCCTATTGCAACCATTGGCTTGAGTGAAACTGAAGCGCGAGATAAGCATGGCGATGCGGTAAAAGTTTATCAAACGCGTTTCACACCCATGTTTCACGCCATCACACAACGTAAGGTAAAAACAGCCATGAAACTGGTCACAGTGGGCGTTGATGAGAAAATTGTGGGTTGCCATATTATCGGACACGGTGCGGATGAAATGATGCAGGGTTTTGCAGTGGCAATAAAGATGGGAGCAACGAAGGCTGATTTTGATAATACAGTGGCGATACATCCTACAAGTTCAGAAGAATTGGTGACAATGCGCTAA
- the corA gene encoding magnesium/cobalt transporter CorA, with product MRPKKRAHKSGMSPGSLVYVGDKTAASDARIMLFDFDEHHVVEKPVHNIVDCLPFANAKSVTWINVDSVLLPGVLEAFGKVLNFHPLMLEDILHTDQRPKYEDYGDYIFFVLKMLDFDTIKNEITIEQLSLVLGENYLISFQERPGDSFEPLRERIRKSVGRIRKSRPDYTAYALMDLVVDGYFDVLEKIGDKIESVEAILASNPKTDTLRMIHELRRELIFLRKSVWPLREVIASMQRSESPLIHESTELFLRDLHDHVIRVADSIDTYRDMLSSMQDVYLSSISNRTNDIMKVLTLFSSIFLPLTFITGIFGMNFHNFPELEWRYGLQITFALMVLLGVGMYLYFRLKKWL from the coding sequence ATGCGACCAAAAAAACGCGCTCATAAATCCGGTATGTCACCCGGGTCTTTGGTTTATGTGGGGGATAAAACTGCTGCCAGTGACGCCCGTATCATGCTGTTCGATTTTGATGAACACCATGTTGTTGAAAAGCCTGTCCATAACATTGTGGATTGTTTACCTTTTGCGAATGCGAAATCAGTAACATGGATTAATGTGGATAGTGTGTTGCTGCCGGGTGTGCTGGAAGCTTTTGGCAAGGTGCTGAATTTTCACCCGCTGATGCTGGAAGATATTCTGCATACAGATCAGCGCCCTAAATATGAAGATTATGGTGATTACATTTTCTTTGTGTTGAAGATGCTGGATTTTGATACCATCAAGAATGAAATTACGATAGAGCAATTAAGTCTCGTTCTGGGGGAAAACTATTTAATTTCCTTTCAGGAACGGCCAGGTGATTCATTTGAACCTTTGCGTGAGCGCATTCGGAAGAGTGTGGGGCGGATTCGTAAATCGCGACCTGATTATACGGCTTATGCGCTGATGGATTTGGTTGTTGATGGCTATTTTGATGTGCTGGAAAAGATCGGGGACAAGATTGAATCGGTAGAAGCCATTTTGGCGAGTAATCCTAAGACGGACACGCTCCGTATGATTCACGAACTGCGCCGTGAACTGATCTTTCTGCGAAAATCCGTATGGCCGTTAAGGGAGGTAATTGCTTCCATGCAGCGCTCTGAATCCCCGCTTATTCACGAAAGTACGGAGCTGTTTCTTCGTGATTTGCATGATCATGTGATACGGGTGGCTGATAGTATTGATACCTATCGGGATATGTTATCCAGCATGCAGGATGTTTATCTTTCCAGTATCAGCAACCGGACGAACGATATCATGAAAGTGCTGACACTGTTTTCCAGCATTTTTCTGCCACTGACTTTTATTACCGGCATTTTTGGAATGAACTTCCATAACTTTCCGGAGCTGGAATGGCGGTATGGTTTGCAAATTACGTTTGCGCTGATGGTGCTGTTAGGGGTGGGAATGTATTTATATTTCAGACTGAAAAAATGGCTGTAG
- a CDS encoding ShlB/FhaC/HecB family hemolysin secretion/activation protein, protein MGILLPITSYAQTQADIEAAQRQAEIIQRQEQERIQRDQEEARRRSERVDGMDTQTLQPKITVPAIGAPCREISAITINGAPNLPASVRQRITSEFTGRCLNVGDIERILAEITKYYIDKGFITTRAYLPPQDLTQGHLEILVVEGIVNKIMIDDGKANSISIGNVFPGIEGSLLNLRDLEQGIDQINRLTSNNAQLDIQPGDKPGTSIVVVHNKPRLPYHFNVSVDNQGSESTGELQSGFTASVDNLLGFNELFSATHRQAIPGYPGHKDSGSDNFSFNIPFGYTTLSLGTSRSKYESTIRVPSGLELISSGNSKTDSVRLDRVMYRDQTTRATLAATVTTKESKNYLDGQYLGVSSRNLTVLDVDGDLNTGLAGGVLTLNLGYAQGLNTMGALRDPDNLPDWAARAQFGKFKAGFNYARPFKLFNKDFTLTSQFTGQKAKDVLYGSEQISIGGIYSVRGFVRNVLSGDDGYYWRNEISMRQPIVIGNETISTRLYAGYDTGEVHNRTANIPQGRLAGMVVGISANWRGATWDFFNTRPLTLPDTMIKESSQTWFRVAYTY, encoded by the coding sequence ATGGGTATATTGCTGCCAATAACCAGCTACGCGCAAACGCAGGCAGACATAGAGGCCGCACAACGGCAGGCAGAGATCATCCAGCGCCAGGAACAAGAGCGCATACAGCGAGACCAGGAAGAAGCCCGTCGCCGCAGTGAGCGAGTAGACGGCATGGACACCCAGACCCTCCAACCCAAGATCACCGTACCCGCCATTGGCGCACCCTGCCGCGAAATCAGTGCCATCACCATCAACGGCGCACCTAACCTTCCCGCCTCAGTACGCCAGCGCATCACCAGTGAATTCACTGGCCGCTGCCTCAATGTAGGTGACATCGAACGGATACTGGCCGAGATCACCAAGTACTATATCGACAAGGGCTTCATTACCACCCGCGCCTACCTCCCGCCACAGGACCTGACCCAAGGCCACCTTGAAATACTCGTCGTCGAAGGCATCGTCAACAAAATCATGATTGATGACGGCAAAGCCAACAGCATTTCGATCGGCAACGTATTTCCCGGCATCGAGGGCAGCTTGCTGAACCTGCGTGATCTGGAGCAAGGCATCGACCAGATCAATCGACTTACCTCCAACAACGCGCAGCTCGATATCCAGCCCGGAGACAAGCCAGGCACCAGCATCGTCGTAGTGCACAACAAACCGCGCTTACCTTACCACTTTAATGTCTCCGTAGATAACCAGGGCTCCGAATCGACCGGCGAATTGCAATCCGGATTCACCGCCAGCGTCGACAACCTGCTGGGCTTCAACGAACTGTTCTCTGCCACCCATCGGCAAGCCATACCCGGCTATCCCGGCCATAAAGACTCCGGCAGCGACAACTTCAGCTTTAATATCCCCTTCGGCTACACCACCCTGTCTTTGGGCACCAGTCGCTCAAAATATGAAAGCACCATACGCGTCCCCAGCGGGCTGGAACTCATCTCCAGCGGCAACAGCAAAACAGACAGCGTACGCCTGGACCGGGTCATGTATCGCGATCAAACCACGCGCGCCACACTGGCCGCCACAGTCACCACCAAAGAATCCAAAAACTATCTGGACGGGCAATATCTGGGCGTCAGCAGCCGCAACTTGACGGTGCTGGATGTGGATGGAGACCTCAATACCGGATTGGCGGGTGGCGTACTGACTCTTAACCTGGGATACGCCCAGGGCCTGAACACCATGGGCGCGCTGCGCGACCCGGACAACCTGCCGGATTGGGCAGCACGTGCCCAGTTTGGCAAATTCAAGGCCGGATTCAACTACGCACGTCCCTTTAAACTGTTCAATAAAGACTTTACATTGACCAGCCAGTTCACCGGCCAGAAAGCCAAAGACGTGCTGTATGGTTCCGAGCAAATCTCAATCGGCGGCATTTACTCGGTACGTGGATTTGTTCGCAACGTGTTATCCGGTGATGACGGCTACTACTGGCGCAATGAAATCTCCATGCGCCAACCCATCGTGATAGGCAATGAAACCATTTCCACCCGCCTCTATGCCGGCTACGACACGGGTGAGGTGCACAATCGCACCGCCAACATTCCGCAGGGTCGCCTGGCCGGCATGGTGGTAGGGATTTCTGCAAACTGGCGGGGTGCTACCTGGGATTTCTTCAATACCCGGCCTCTCACCTTACCCGACACCATGATCAAGGAATCCAGCCAGACCTGGTTCCGTGTTGCTTATACCTACTAG
- a CDS encoding DUF924 family protein, translating to MKSQEMNMQAKEVLTFWFGTSDFTDRLARRKDWFIKNPEFDKAIRSKFLDIYKTAAQGAFSDWRQTPLDCLALIILLDQFPRNLFRGDAKSFSTDNAALTAAQHGVTQGFDLLLPHVARTFMYLPFEHSEQLEDQQRSIELFNQMQNDPEMTETIRYAQRHFDIIARFGRFPHRNKLLGRLSTDKEEAFLKTPGSSF from the coding sequence ATGAAGAGCCAAGAAATGAATATGCAGGCAAAGGAAGTTTTGACGTTCTGGTTCGGGACATCAGACTTTACCGATAGATTAGCAAGACGCAAAGACTGGTTTATTAAAAATCCCGAATTTGATAAGGCAATACGCAGCAAGTTCTTGGACATTTATAAAACAGCTGCCCAAGGAGCATTTTCAGACTGGCGACAAACACCTCTTGATTGCCTAGCCCTGATTATTTTGCTGGACCAATTCCCGCGCAACCTGTTCCGCGGTGACGCAAAGTCATTTTCAACGGACAATGCAGCTCTGACAGCTGCACAACACGGCGTTACACAAGGGTTTGATTTGTTGCTACCCCATGTAGCGCGCACTTTCATGTATTTACCATTTGAGCACAGCGAACAGCTAGAAGATCAGCAACGTTCTATTGAACTATTTAATCAGATGCAGAATGACCCAGAAATGACGGAAACGATTCGATACGCGCAGCGGCATTTTGACATCATTGCACGGTTTGGCCGCTTCCCTCACCGGAACAAACTACTTGGTCGCCTATCCACAGATAAAGAAGAGGCATTTTTGAAAACACCGGGGTCTTCTTTTTAG
- a CDS encoding DUF302 domain-containing protein, with protein MKSILFFVCLIASITAVPSFAAENVKRSQPMVTGAISQTVVKMPIAKDISMDDAVDSMKLRANFLNMKLVAELPLSKQVEATTGKPERRMTIYQFCDALTAKNMVDYSMDFAAYLPCRIALIEDEKGHGWLVMMDLNILINSANLNPKLKEKAIEVRNNLESIMKAGANGEL; from the coding sequence ATGAAAAGCATTTTATTTTTTGTTTGCCTGATTGCATCGATTACTGCAGTGCCGTCATTTGCGGCTGAAAATGTGAAAAGATCGCAGCCAATGGTCACTGGTGCTATTAGCCAGACCGTAGTGAAAATGCCAATTGCGAAAGATATTTCTATGGATGATGCGGTGGATTCCATGAAATTGCGGGCTAACTTTCTGAATATGAAATTGGTGGCGGAATTGCCCTTGTCCAAGCAGGTTGAAGCGACAACCGGAAAACCGGAACGGCGTATGACCATTTATCAATTCTGTGATGCCCTGACCGCCAAAAATATGGTGGATTACAGTATGGATTTTGCGGCGTATTTGCCGTGCCGTATTGCTTTGATTGAAGATGAAAAAGGTCATGGATGGCTGGTGATGATGGATCTGAACATCCTGATCAATAGCGCGAACCTTAATCCGAAACTCAAAGAGAAAGCCATTGAAGTACGCAACAATCTGGAAAGCATCATGAAAGCCGGTGCGAACGGGGAGCTTTGA
- a CDS encoding DUF1615 domain-containing protein — MQYRHLLFIASFVSLLNGCASTPINETPPALGKPAIPSQEASTFGTGSTTGAPVIERIIKPDTNLPYTTTPPQNVPPSIPSTAYPSAKEGQIAVAKLLPRTSDQKGWATDIFSAFAALHIPATKENFCATIAVIEQESSFQSDPVVPGLSGIVWKEIDTRRKKYNIPELVLDAALLKSSPDGRTYKARINALKTEKQMNALFDDMISELPYGKTLLSGYNPIRTGGPMQVSVEFAESQVKEKPYPYPRKDSLRNEVFSRKGGLYFGIAILLDYPAPYSQPIYRFADFNAGRYSARNAAFQNAIVKITGHPLALDGDLLRYNNGSPSIEPSTTQLALYSLSKKLHLSEAEILRDIKQEKNAAFAHSPLYQRLFSLADQSAGKILPRETMPRINLKSPKIHRKLTTEWFANRVDMRYKTCLSR; from the coding sequence ATGCAGTATAGACATTTACTATTTATCGCCTCTTTTGTTTCGTTGCTCAATGGCTGTGCCTCAACGCCTATAAACGAAACACCTCCTGCACTTGGGAAACCAGCAATTCCTTCGCAAGAAGCAAGCACGTTTGGTACCGGCTCAACAACAGGCGCACCGGTAATTGAAAGGATAATCAAACCGGACACCAACTTACCTTACACCACAACTCCACCCCAAAATGTACCACCTTCTATACCCTCGACAGCCTATCCCAGCGCAAAAGAAGGACAAATTGCTGTTGCCAAACTCCTGCCACGCACTTCTGATCAAAAAGGCTGGGCGACAGATATTTTCTCGGCATTTGCTGCGCTTCACATACCAGCCACCAAAGAAAATTTTTGTGCGACCATTGCTGTCATAGAACAGGAATCGAGCTTTCAGTCAGATCCGGTTGTTCCCGGCTTATCTGGCATTGTCTGGAAGGAAATTGATACACGACGTAAAAAGTACAATATTCCGGAATTAGTGCTGGATGCTGCTTTATTAAAATCATCCCCGGATGGTCGAACCTACAAAGCCAGAATCAATGCCTTGAAAACAGAGAAACAGATGAATGCCCTGTTTGACGACATGATTTCTGAATTACCATACGGCAAAACTTTGCTGAGTGGTTACAACCCGATCCGGACAGGCGGCCCGATGCAGGTGAGCGTTGAATTTGCTGAAAGCCAAGTCAAAGAAAAACCTTATCCCTACCCAAGAAAAGATAGTCTCAGAAATGAGGTTTTCAGCCGCAAGGGAGGATTGTATTTCGGTATCGCCATTTTACTGGATTACCCTGCGCCCTACAGCCAGCCAATTTACCGCTTCGCAGATTTCAATGCGGGCCGCTATAGTGCCCGCAATGCAGCATTCCAAAATGCTATTGTCAAAATTACAGGGCACCCGTTGGCACTGGATGGTGATTTACTACGCTACAATAATGGCTCGCCTTCAATCGAACCCAGCACTACGCAGTTGGCGCTTTATTCATTATCCAAAAAATTGCATTTAAGTGAAGCCGAAATTTTACGGGACATCAAGCAGGAAAAAAATGCGGCATTTGCCCATTCCCCACTCTATCAGAGATTATTCAGCCTGGCCGATCAATCCGCGGGAAAAATACTTCCTCGGGAAACCATGCCACGTATCAACCTGAAAAGCCCAAAAATTCATCGCAAACTTACAACCGAATGGTTTGCTAATCGCGTGGACATGCGCTACAAAACCTGTTTAAGCAGATAA
- a CDS encoding TlpA family protein disulfide reductase: MIARFTLLFALFFAHGTLWAHDIQKPAGLVTLDGRLAPALVLSDMDGKKTDLKTLRGQWVLVHFWATWCGPCRREMPTLQNMQKQLKDVPVQLVLVNTAETDDEVFTFLPTVAPELNTLMDRDGLTTELWKPRGLPSSFIVDPEGKLRYLALGGRDWAAPVYIAFLKSLTSH, from the coding sequence ATGATTGCTCGTTTCACGCTTCTATTTGCACTTTTTTTTGCCCATGGAACACTTTGGGCGCATGACATTCAAAAACCCGCAGGCCTGGTAACTTTAGATGGCCGATTAGCCCCGGCGCTCGTCCTATCCGACATGGACGGCAAGAAAACCGATCTCAAAACGCTGCGCGGGCAATGGGTGCTGGTGCATTTCTGGGCAACCTGGTGCGGCCCTTGTAGACGAGAAATGCCGACGCTACAAAACATGCAAAAACAGTTAAAGGACGTGCCCGTTCAACTTGTGCTCGTCAATACAGCCGAAACCGATGATGAAGTATTTACTTTTTTACCGACTGTGGCGCCGGAATTAAATACGTTGATGGACAGGGATGGCCTGACAACCGAACTGTGGAAACCCCGCGGCTTACCTTCCAGTTTTATTGTCGACCCGGAAGGAAAACTCCGCTATCTGGCTTTGGGTGGAAGAGACTGGGCTGCGCCAGTCTATATTGCTTTTCTGAAGTCGTTAACTTCACATTAA
- the merB gene encoding organomercurial lyase yields MTSKNNIFKNVKRLRREFPLQERIEAADTATCEAYATVLLAWLQNGSAPQQDIIPAVELEKLLAIDAVVLTDAGLGCYPFSASKTGISVKYDAHTVYAMCAIDALAIPFLAASPATIHTHCSNCEEPIVVRTDETGQVKEEIPAGAQVEYRQISVQHSACCNDLCPGITFVCPTCVANAHLKNDLMSLEEAAVVGRAFFHFQSCLDVCLA; encoded by the coding sequence ATGACATCTAAAAACAACATTTTTAAAAATGTAAAAAGATTGCGCAGGGAGTTTCCCTTACAGGAAAGAATTGAGGCTGCGGATACTGCCACCTGTGAAGCTTACGCAACGGTATTGTTGGCATGGCTGCAAAATGGCAGCGCGCCGCAGCAGGATATTATCCCCGCCGTTGAGCTGGAAAAGCTATTGGCGATCGATGCAGTTGTACTGACTGACGCAGGTCTGGGATGCTATCCATTCAGTGCTTCTAAAACCGGGATAAGTGTCAAGTATGACGCGCATACCGTCTATGCAATGTGTGCTATTGATGCACTTGCCATCCCGTTTCTGGCTGCTTCTCCCGCAACTATTCATACTCATTGCAGCAATTGTGAAGAGCCGATAGTGGTAAGAACGGATGAAACTGGCCAGGTAAAAGAAGAAATCCCTGCTGGTGCACAAGTGGAATACCGTCAAATATCAGTACAGCACTCAGCTTGTTGTAATGATTTGTGCCCAGGCATTACATTTGTATGTCCTACTTGTGTGGCTAATGCACATTTAAAAAACGATTTGATGTCTCTGGAAGAAGCAGCCGTGGTTGGGCGTGCTTTCTTTCACTTCCAGTCTTGCCTGGATGTGTGTCTGGCTTAA